From Draconibacterium halophilum, one genomic window encodes:
- the lpxD gene encoding UDP-3-O-(3-hydroxymyristoyl)glucosamine N-acyltransferase produces MDFKATDIASFLNGEIVGDSDARVSNVSKIEDGKPGTLAFLANPKYEHYIYTTKASVVLVNKGFSPKEEISATLIKVDDAYQAFASLLDLYAQAKASMKQGIEQPSYIAETATLGEDGYVGAFAYIGNNASIGNNVKIYPQVHVGDNVKIGNDCVLYPGAKIYDDCVIGNRCIVHSGAVIGSDGFGFAPQEDGTFKKIHQIGNAVLEDDVEIGANTTIDCGTMDSTIIRKGVKLDNLIQIAHNVEVGDNSVMAAQTGISGSAKVGKNCMFGGQVGLGGHITIGDNVTLGAQSGVVSNLKSNQTLLGSPAIEIKTAMRAYVLLKDLPEIRRDVLQLKKTINTDKKK; encoded by the coding sequence ATGGATTTTAAAGCTACTGATATCGCCTCATTTTTGAATGGAGAAATTGTTGGTGATAGTGATGCAAGAGTATCAAATGTTTCGAAGATAGAAGACGGAAAACCAGGCACTTTGGCTTTCCTTGCCAATCCAAAATACGAGCATTACATTTATACAACCAAGGCCTCAGTGGTATTGGTAAATAAAGGTTTTTCTCCAAAGGAAGAGATTTCAGCGACCTTAATAAAGGTTGATGATGCCTATCAGGCATTTGCGTCGTTGCTTGATTTATATGCACAGGCTAAAGCCAGCATGAAACAAGGTATTGAGCAACCCAGCTACATTGCAGAAACGGCAACTCTTGGAGAAGATGGTTACGTTGGAGCATTCGCCTATATTGGCAACAATGCATCGATTGGAAATAACGTAAAAATTTATCCGCAGGTACATGTTGGTGATAATGTTAAAATTGGAAACGACTGTGTTTTATACCCAGGCGCAAAAATTTACGACGATTGTGTAATCGGCAACCGCTGCATCGTACACTCAGGAGCAGTTATTGGTTCTGATGGTTTTGGCTTTGCCCCGCAGGAAGACGGTACTTTCAAAAAGATACACCAAATTGGCAACGCCGTGTTAGAAGACGATGTAGAAATTGGCGCAAATACAACTATCGATTGTGGCACAATGGATTCTACAATTATCCGTAAAGGCGTAAAACTCGATAACCTTATTCAAATTGCACATAACGTTGAAGTTGGCGACAACTCTGTTATGGCTGCACAAACCGGAATTTCGGGCTCGGCCAAAGTGGGTAAAAACTGCATGTTTGGCGGGCAGGTTGGTCTTGGAGGCCATATTACAATCGGCGACAACGTTACACTTGGTGCTCAATCGGGCGTTGTTTCAAACCTCAAAAGTAACCAAACACTTCTTGGCTCCCCGGCCATCGAAATTAAAACGGCCATGCGCGCCTATGTTCTTCTGAAAGACCTTCCCGAAATCCGCAGAGATGTGCTTCAGTTGAAGAAAACAATCAATACAGACAAAAAAAAATAA
- the sufB gene encoding Fe-S cluster assembly protein SufB, whose amino-acid sequence MEEQDKILNDVTQGEYKYGFTTNIETDIIDKGLNEDVIRIISAKKEEPEFMLNFRLDAFKKWQKMKMPNWAYLKVPPIDFQEISYYAAPKKGPKYESLDEVDPELLDTFSKLGIPLEEQKQLAGVAVDAVIDSVSVKTTFKETLAEKGIIFCSFSEAVKDHPDLVKKYLGQSVPVADNYFAALNSAVFSDGSFCYIPKGVRCPMELSTYFRINSANTGQFERTLIVADDDSYVSYLEGCTAPMRDENQLHAAVVEIIALDRAEVKYSTVQNWYPGDKNGKGGIYNFVTKRGICRGESSKISWTQVETGSAITWKYPSCILMGDNSVGEFNSVAVTNNHQQADTGSKMIHIGRNSKSTIISKGISAGKSDNSYRGLVKVMPKAKNSRNFSQCDSLLLNDTCGHTLSHTSRLEINHRLLSTRPQHRKLVKTRFFTATSVE is encoded by the coding sequence ATGGAAGAACAAGATAAAATATTGAATGACGTAACACAAGGCGAATACAAATACGGTTTTACGACCAATATTGAAACCGACATTATTGATAAAGGCCTTAACGAAGACGTGATTCGTATAATATCTGCCAAAAAGGAAGAACCGGAGTTCATGTTGAATTTCAGGTTAGACGCCTTTAAAAAATGGCAGAAAATGAAAATGCCAAACTGGGCCTATTTAAAAGTTCCGCCCATTGATTTTCAGGAAATAAGTTATTACGCAGCCCCAAAAAAAGGCCCTAAATATGAAAGTCTTGACGAAGTTGATCCGGAATTACTAGACACCTTTAGTAAGCTGGGCATTCCGCTGGAAGAGCAAAAACAACTGGCCGGAGTTGCCGTTGATGCAGTCATTGACTCTGTATCAGTAAAAACAACTTTCAAAGAAACGTTGGCTGAAAAAGGAATAATATTCTGTTCATTCTCGGAAGCGGTAAAAGATCATCCCGACCTGGTAAAAAAATACCTGGGACAATCTGTGCCAGTAGCCGATAACTATTTTGCAGCATTAAACTCAGCAGTATTTAGCGACGGTTCGTTTTGTTACATTCCAAAAGGCGTTCGTTGCCCCATGGAATTATCAACCTATTTTAGGATAAACTCAGCCAACACCGGGCAGTTTGAGCGTACACTTATTGTGGCCGACGACGATAGTTATGTAAGTTACCTCGAAGGTTGTACTGCACCAATGCGCGACGAAAACCAGTTGCACGCTGCCGTTGTTGAAATCATAGCGCTCGATCGTGCTGAAGTGAAATATTCAACCGTACAAAACTGGTATCCGGGAGATAAAAACGGCAAAGGTGGAATTTACAACTTTGTAACAAAACGTGGTATTTGCCGTGGCGAATCGTCAAAAATTAGCTGGACACAGGTAGAAACCGGATCGGCTATTACATGGAAATACCCAAGTTGTATTCTTATGGGCGACAATTCGGTTGGAGAGTTCAACTCGGTGGCCGTTACCAACAATCATCAGCAAGCCGATACGGGATCTAAAATGATTCACATTGGACGCAATTCCAAATCAACAATTATATCAAAAGGTATTTCTGCCGGTAAAAGCGACAACTCGTACCGCGGATTAGTAAAAGTGATGCCAAAAGCCAAAAACTCACGTAACTTTTCGCAGTGTGATTCCTTACTTCTAAACGATACTTGTGGGCACACACTTTCCCATACATCGAGGTTGGAAATAAATCATCGGTTGTTGAGCACGAGGCCACAACATCGAAAATTGGTGAAGACCAGATTTTTTACTGCAACCAGCGTGGAATAG
- a CDS encoding SufD family Fe-S cluster assembly protein, producing the protein MEVGNKSSVVEHEATTSKIGEDQIFYCNQRGIDTETAIGMIVNGYAKEVLNKLPMEFAVEAQKLLQISLEGSVG; encoded by the coding sequence ATCGAGGTTGGAAATAAATCATCGGTTGTTGAGCACGAGGCCACAACATCGAAAATTGGTGAAGACCAGATTTTTTACTGCAACCAGCGTGGAATAGACACAGAAACCGCAATTGGAATGATTGTGAACGGTTATGCAAAGGAAGTATTAAACAAACTTCCGATGGAATTTGCCGTTGAAGCCCAGAAGCTTCTGCAGATCAGCCTTGAAGGCAGTGTAGGATAA
- the sufD gene encoding Fe-S cluster assembly protein SufD, with the protein MSVLVDNTDLSLKYTAHYNEVKDELFANSSDILNAQRNKAFQNFVVQGIPTRKNENYKYTNLNPAFLPDFKFIHTKEEKKADLNEVFRCDVPQLNTNLALVLNGWFSKNETEKGDLPEGVIFDSLDSISKERPELLEKYASLANVEEDPMVALNTAFAKDGFFLYVPKNVAVESPIQIINLLQDEKDTFSTQRNFILVEDGAKVQVLLCDHTLNLNQYLNNSVTEIFAGNNSEVEFYALQNQHNKATNINSVFIDQQRDSRVTTHTASLHGGLIRNNLKFALNGENAEANMYGMSFMDKKQHVDNFTEVIHAAPHCESNQVYKNVLDEKSTGAFSGRIHVVRDAQKTNAFQRNNNLLLTDEATMQTKPQLIIDADDVKCSHGATVGQIDEEALFYLRARGIKEDSARLMMMNAFAHEVVKEIKLEPLRDRIDELVDKRLRGEVARCHDCAYQCDY; encoded by the coding sequence ATGAGCGTTTTAGTTGACAATACAGATTTATCGCTAAAATATACCGCGCATTACAACGAAGTAAAAGACGAGCTTTTTGCAAACTCGTCCGATATTTTGAACGCTCAACGAAATAAGGCGTTTCAGAACTTTGTTGTGCAGGGTATACCAACGCGAAAAAATGAAAATTACAAATACACCAACCTCAATCCGGCATTTTTGCCCGATTTTAAATTCATCCATACCAAGGAAGAGAAGAAAGCCGATTTGAACGAGGTTTTTCGTTGTGATGTTCCGCAGCTGAACACCAACCTGGCACTGGTTCTTAACGGATGGTTTAGCAAAAACGAAACAGAAAAAGGAGATCTTCCTGAAGGCGTAATTTTCGACAGCCTCGACAGCATTTCGAAAGAAAGACCTGAGTTACTGGAAAAATATGCCAGCCTGGCAAATGTTGAAGAAGACCCGATGGTAGCGCTGAATACTGCTTTTGCCAAAGACGGTTTTTTCCTTTATGTTCCGAAGAATGTAGCCGTTGAAAGTCCGATTCAGATCATCAATCTGTTGCAGGATGAAAAAGATACCTTCTCAACACAGCGGAATTTTATTTTGGTTGAAGATGGTGCTAAAGTACAGGTATTGTTATGCGATCATACCCTAAACCTTAACCAGTACCTGAACAACTCGGTTACCGAAATTTTTGCCGGTAACAATTCAGAAGTAGAGTTTTACGCACTACAAAATCAGCATAACAAAGCAACAAATATTAACTCGGTATTTATCGATCAGCAGCGCGATTCGCGAGTTACAACGCACACCGCATCGTTACACGGCGGATTAATTCGTAACAACCTGAAATTTGCATTAAATGGTGAGAACGCCGAGGCAAACATGTATGGCATGTCGTTTATGGACAAGAAACAGCATGTTGATAATTTCACCGAAGTGATTCACGCCGCACCGCACTGCGAAAGTAACCAGGTTTATAAGAATGTGCTTGACGAAAAATCGACCGGTGCATTTTCCGGAAGAATACACGTGGTTCGCGATGCACAAAAAACCAATGCTTTCCAGCGCAATAACAACTTGTTGCTGACCGACGAAGCTACCATGCAAACAAAACCTCAGCTGATTATTGATGCTGACGATGTAAAATGTAGTCACGGGGCAACGGTTGGTCAGATTGACGAAGAAGCTTTATTTTACCTGCGTGCCCGCGGAATTAAGGAGGACAGTGCACGCCTGATGATGATGAATGCATTTGCGCATGAGGTGGTAAAAGAAATCAAACTGGAACCACTGCGCGATCGTATCGACGAACTGGTTGACAAACGTCTGCGCGGCGAAGTTGCCCGTTGTCACGATTGTGCTTACCAGTGCGATTACTAA
- the rimP gene encoding ribosome assembly cofactor RimP, producing MIAKQKVIELASERLDDQMFIVDVTISSANDINVYVDGFNGVTIEQCIAVSRNVEHNLDRDEEDFSLQVSSPGLTESFKVRQQYEKHTGKEIEVVTAESQKLVGLLLENNEDGIVLETSKREKVEGHKKKQLVVKKHILKYDEIKSAKAVISFK from the coding sequence ATGATTGCAAAACAGAAAGTTATAGAATTGGCAAGTGAACGTCTTGATGATCAGATGTTTATTGTTGATGTGACGATAAGTTCAGCCAACGATATTAATGTTTACGTTGATGGATTTAATGGTGTCACAATCGAACAATGTATTGCTGTCAGTCGTAATGTAGAGCACAATCTCGACAGGGATGAGGAGGACTTTTCATTGCAGGTTTCGTCTCCGGGGCTTACCGAAAGCTTTAAAGTTAGGCAACAATACGAAAAACATACCGGCAAAGAAATTGAAGTTGTAACAGCCGAAAGTCAGAAATTAGTGGGGCTGCTTTTAGAAAATAATGAAGATGGCATAGTGCTTGAGACTTCTAAACGAGAAAAAGTGGAAGGTCACAAGAAAAAGCAATTGGTAGTAAAAAAACATATTTTAAAATACGACGAAATAAAAAGTGCGAAAGCGGTTATTTCATTTAAATAA
- a CDS encoding HD domain-containing protein: MQQIHLNKKKIINDPVFGFINLQSDIIFDLLEHPIFQRLRHIKQLGLSYLVFPGANHTRFEHAIGTVHLMRQAISVLQIKGHEITDEEAEAVAIAILLHDIGHAPFSHVLENTLVNISHEEISLMLMQELNREFNSKLDLAIKVFTNKYKKQFLHQLVASQLDMDRLDYLSRDSFFTGVVEGTIGIDRIIKMLNIHNDQLVVDVKGIYSIEKFLISRRLMYWQVYLHKTVVAAEFLLINVLKRAKEIITNGGELFAPPTLNVFLTNNFTAEDFHSNIEIQGKNVLQWYTLLDDNDILISIKEWQNHPDPVLSQMAKSITNRKLPRTKFSDKPISPAKEQKYLKQIEKHIISDPDLAKYFLMTGVITNNAYNKHYENISVLYKDGTVKEINDASDINLSTLSKTVKKYFVCYPKELDIY; this comes from the coding sequence GTGCAACAAATTCATCTCAACAAAAAGAAAATAATAAACGACCCCGTTTTTGGATTTATCAACCTTCAATCAGACATTATATTCGATTTACTGGAACACCCAATATTTCAACGTCTTCGCCATATCAAGCAATTAGGTTTATCGTATCTCGTCTTTCCTGGCGCTAACCATACTCGTTTCGAGCATGCAATTGGCACAGTACATTTAATGCGCCAGGCCATTTCTGTTTTGCAAATAAAAGGGCACGAAATTACCGATGAAGAGGCCGAAGCAGTTGCTATTGCAATATTGTTGCACGATATTGGGCATGCACCATTTTCGCACGTTTTGGAAAATACGCTCGTAAATATTTCGCACGAAGAAATTTCCTTAATGCTGATGCAGGAGTTAAACCGCGAGTTTAATAGCAAATTAGATCTGGCAATCAAGGTTTTCACCAATAAATACAAAAAACAATTTTTGCACCAACTTGTAGCCAGCCAACTCGATATGGACCGCCTGGACTACCTGAGTCGCGACAGCTTTTTTACCGGAGTGGTTGAGGGCACCATAGGTATCGATCGCATTATAAAAATGCTAAATATTCACAACGACCAATTAGTGGTTGATGTAAAAGGAATTTATTCCATCGAAAAATTCCTGATCTCGCGACGACTGATGTACTGGCAGGTCTATCTTCACAAAACAGTTGTTGCTGCCGAGTTCCTATTAATAAATGTATTAAAACGGGCCAAAGAGATTATCACAAACGGAGGAGAATTGTTTGCCCCTCCTACCTTAAACGTATTCTTAACAAATAATTTCACCGCTGAGGATTTTCATTCAAATATTGAAATTCAGGGGAAAAATGTATTGCAATGGTACACGCTGCTTGATGACAATGACATTTTAATCTCGATTAAAGAATGGCAAAATCATCCGGATCCGGTATTGTCGCAAATGGCAAAAAGCATTACCAACCGCAAGTTGCCACGAACAAAATTCAGTGATAAACCCATTTCGCCTGCCAAAGAACAGAAGTATTTAAAGCAAATCGAGAAGCATATTATTTCTGACCCCGACCTGGCTAAATACTTCCTGATGACGGGTGTTATAACCAACAACGCCTACAACAAACACTACGAAAACATATCGGTTTTATACAAGGATGGAACAGTAAAAGAAATCAACGATGCTTCCGATATAAACCTCTCTACTTTATCAAAAACAGTGAAGAAGTATTTTGTGTGTTATCCTAAAGAATTGGACATTTACTAG
- a CDS encoding bifunctional UDP-3-O-[3-hydroxymyristoyl] N-acetylglucosamine deacetylase/3-hydroxyacyl-ACP dehydratase has product MVVKQKTLKNSFKIEGKGLHTGVNVTMNFLPATENHGFKFKRVDLENQPIIDADVDLVVDTSRGTLLEKNGARIGTIEHALAALVGMDLDNVLVEVNNEEAPIIDGSSKYFVEAIEKAGIVEQEADRDYFEISEKVELFDEKSGSHIIALPDNDYSLNVMISFPSAVLNNQYATLESIKDFKTEIAGCRTFVFLREIEFLLSHNLIKGGDLNNAIVIIDKEISQEELDHLADLTNHARVEVKPQGILNNLDLHFDNECARHKLLDVIGDLALLGKHIKGRIIASKPGHGPNTMFAKALKKQLKKEADAAPKCNPNDEPLMDVNRIRELLPHRYPFLMVDKVVCIQDDEIIGVKNVTVNEPFFQGHFPDEPIMPGVLLVEAMAQCGGLLVLNKQEGQFATYFIRIDNVKFRKKVVPGDTLIFKLKLTSPIRRGIANMKGTTYIGDKVIAEGEFMAQIVKK; this is encoded by the coding sequence ATGGTTGTAAAACAAAAGACATTAAAAAACTCATTTAAAATTGAGGGGAAAGGATTACACACAGGGGTTAATGTAACAATGAATTTTCTGCCGGCAACGGAGAATCATGGGTTTAAATTCAAACGTGTAGATCTGGAGAACCAACCAATTATTGACGCTGATGTTGACCTGGTTGTCGACACATCGCGTGGCACACTACTTGAAAAAAATGGTGCACGCATAGGAACAATAGAGCATGCACTCGCCGCACTTGTTGGGATGGATCTTGACAACGTTTTAGTTGAAGTAAACAACGAAGAAGCTCCGATTATTGACGGAAGCTCAAAATATTTTGTTGAAGCCATTGAAAAAGCAGGCATTGTTGAACAAGAAGCTGACCGGGATTATTTTGAAATCAGTGAAAAAGTTGAACTTTTTGACGAAAAGTCAGGCTCGCATATTATTGCACTGCCCGACAACGATTACAGCTTAAATGTAATGATTTCCTTCCCATCGGCCGTTCTCAACAATCAATATGCAACGCTCGAATCAATAAAAGATTTCAAAACAGAGATTGCCGGTTGCAGAACCTTTGTTTTTCTTCGCGAAATTGAATTTTTGCTGAGCCACAATCTGATTAAAGGCGGCGACCTTAATAATGCAATTGTTATTATCGACAAAGAGATTAGCCAGGAAGAACTTGACCATTTGGCGGATTTAACCAATCATGCAAGAGTTGAAGTAAAACCTCAGGGCATTTTAAATAACCTTGATTTGCATTTCGACAACGAATGTGCCCGCCATAAACTCCTGGATGTAATTGGCGACCTTGCATTGCTGGGCAAGCACATAAAAGGCAGAATAATAGCTTCGAAACCGGGTCATGGCCCAAACACCATGTTTGCCAAAGCCCTAAAGAAGCAATTGAAAAAAGAAGCTGATGCTGCTCCAAAATGCAATCCGAATGACGAGCCGTTGATGGACGTTAACCGAATTAGAGAATTACTCCCACACCGTTACCCCTTCTTAATGGTAGATAAAGTGGTGTGCATTCAGGACGATGAAATAATTGGCGTAAAAAACGTTACTGTTAATGAACCATTCTTCCAGGGGCACTTCCCCGACGAACCTATTATGCCAGGGGTTTTGCTGGTTGAAGCAATGGCGCAATGCGGTGGTTTATTGGTACTTAACAAACAAGAAGGACAATTTGCAACCTATTTTATTCGCATTGACAATGTTAAATTCAGGAAGAAAGTTGTACCTGGCGACACCCTGATTTTTAAATTAAAATTAACTTCGCCGATTCGGAGAGGAATTGCCAATATGAAAGGAACAACATATATTGGAGATAAAGTTATTGCCGAAGGTGAGTTTATGGCACAGATTGTAAAGAAGTAG
- the lpxA gene encoding acyl-ACP--UDP-N-acetylglucosamine O-acyltransferase has translation MKQPLAYVHPDAKVADNVVIEPFVSIDHDVEIGEGTRIGSSVTILPGTRIGKNCNIFPGAVIGGVPQDLKFNGEYSTVEIGDNNTIREFVTINRGTSAKGKTVLGNNNLLMAYVHVAHDCKVGNNIILVNNVQLAGEVQVDDWAILGGMSAVHQFVRVGSHVMISGGSLVRKDVPPFIKAGREPLSYVGINSIGLRRRQYNNDKIREVQDIYRYIYQKGLNTAQAVEIIEAEMAATPERDEVLLFVKDSKRGIIRGYFPD, from the coding sequence ATGAAACAACCATTAGCCTATGTCCATCCCGATGCAAAAGTTGCTGATAACGTAGTTATCGAGCCTTTTGTTTCCATTGATCATGATGTTGAAATCGGTGAAGGGACAAGAATTGGTTCAAGTGTAACTATTTTACCCGGAACACGAATTGGTAAGAATTGCAATATTTTCCCGGGTGCTGTAATCGGAGGTGTTCCGCAGGATCTTAAATTCAATGGAGAATATTCAACCGTTGAAATTGGCGATAACAACACCATTCGCGAATTTGTTACCATAAACAGAGGTACATCTGCAAAAGGGAAAACAGTACTTGGAAACAATAACCTTTTAATGGCCTACGTGCACGTTGCGCACGATTGTAAAGTTGGAAACAATATTATTTTAGTAAATAATGTACAGTTGGCCGGCGAAGTTCAGGTAGACGACTGGGCCATTCTTGGCGGAATGTCTGCCGTTCACCAGTTTGTAAGAGTTGGCTCTCATGTAATGATTTCCGGCGGATCGTTGGTTCGTAAAGATGTTCCTCCTTTTATTAAAGCAGGTCGCGAACCACTATCATATGTTGGAATCAACTCAATTGGCTTGCGCCGCCGTCAGTACAACAACGATAAAATTCGTGAAGTACAGGACATTTACCGTTACATTTACCAAAAAGGATTGAATACTGCGCAGGCGGTTGAAATTATTGAGGCAGAAATGGCGGCAACACCTGAGCGCGACGAAGTGTTACTTTTTGTAAAAGACTCAAAACGTGGTATTATTCGTGGTTATTTCCCCGATTAA
- the thiL gene encoding thiamine-phosphate kinase — protein sequence MNKERKQTNISELGEFGLIDRLTKGITIKNESTVKGVGDDAAILDFKEKQVVVSSDLLTEGIHFNLMYVPLKHLGYKAVVVNLSDIFAMNATPKQVTVSMAVSGKFSVEALEDLYEGIHMACEQYKVDLVGGDTTSSLTGLTLSITAIGEVEKENVVMRSGAQPNDILCVSGDLGGAYMGLQLLERENEVYKVNENMQPKLDGYDYILERQLKPEARGDIIAAFKRLGLKPTSMIDISDGLSSEIMHLCKNSGVGCSLFEEKVPMDYQTKQMAEELSINPIVAALNGGEDYELLFTLSLDDYEKVKNDPDFTIIGHMTEVGEGINLVTSGGSSIPLEAQGWNHGQ from the coding sequence ATGAATAAAGAAAGAAAACAAACGAATATTTCGGAGTTGGGTGAATTTGGTTTGATAGACCGCTTAACCAAGGGAATAACTATAAAAAACGAAAGCACGGTTAAAGGAGTTGGAGATGATGCTGCAATTCTTGATTTTAAGGAAAAACAAGTGGTTGTTTCATCCGACCTGCTAACCGAAGGGATTCATTTTAACCTGATGTATGTGCCATTGAAACATCTTGGATACAAGGCCGTAGTTGTAAATTTGTCGGACATTTTTGCCATGAATGCAACTCCCAAACAGGTAACAGTTAGTATGGCGGTTTCGGGAAAATTTTCGGTAGAAGCGTTAGAAGATTTGTATGAAGGAATTCACATGGCCTGCGAACAATATAAGGTTGATTTGGTAGGTGGAGATACAACCAGCTCGTTAACTGGATTAACACTGAGCATTACTGCAATTGGCGAGGTTGAAAAGGAGAATGTTGTGATGCGAAGCGGCGCACAACCAAACGATATTTTGTGTGTATCGGGCGACCTTGGCGGTGCTTACATGGGGCTTCAGTTGCTTGAAAGAGAAAATGAAGTTTATAAAGTAAACGAGAACATGCAGCCAAAGCTCGATGGTTACGATTATATTCTTGAACGCCAGTTGAAACCCGAGGCGAGAGGAGATATAATTGCCGCTTTTAAACGACTGGGATTAAAACCTACGTCGATGATTGATATTTCCGATGGGTTGTCGTCAGAAATTATGCATTTGTGCAAAAACTCGGGGGTTGGATGCAGTTTGTTTGAAGAGAAAGTTCCGATGGATTATCAGACCAAACAAATGGCTGAAGAATTAAGCATTAATCCGATTGTGGCAGCGCTGAATGGTGGTGAAGATTACGAATTACTTTTTACGCTTTCGTTAGACGATTATGAGAAAGTAAAAAATGATCCCGACTTTACCATTATTGGTCATATGACTGAAGTAGGTGAAGGGATAAATCTGGTAACCTCAGGCGGTTCTTCAATTCCATTGGAAGCGCAGGGATGGAACCATGGTCAATAA
- the sufC gene encoding Fe-S cluster assembly ATPase SufC → MLKIKDLYASVEGMEILKGINLEVKPGEVHAIMGPNGSGKSTLANVLAGKEEYEITHGEVFYEGADLLDKSPEDRAKEGIFLSFQYPVEIPGVPMVNFLKTSVNEHRKHKGLKELTAGEFLKLMREKMDMVDMHAKLTNRSVNEGFSGGEKKKNEIFQMALLEPKLAILDETDSGLDIDALKTVANGVNALKSPERATIVVTHYQRLLDYIVPDFVHILYQGKIVKTAGKELAHQLEEKGYDWIKSEIEN, encoded by the coding sequence ATGTTAAAAATTAAAGACTTATATGCTTCCGTTGAAGGAATGGAAATCCTGAAAGGAATCAATCTTGAAGTAAAACCCGGAGAAGTTCACGCAATTATGGGACCTAACGGTTCGGGGAAAAGCACCCTTGCAAATGTTCTTGCCGGAAAAGAAGAATACGAAATTACACACGGAGAAGTTTTTTACGAAGGAGCAGATTTACTGGACAAGTCTCCTGAAGATCGTGCAAAAGAAGGAATCTTTTTAAGTTTCCAGTACCCGGTTGAAATTCCGGGCGTACCAATGGTAAACTTCCTGAAAACGTCGGTTAACGAACACCGCAAGCACAAAGGATTAAAAGAACTTACGGCCGGGGAGTTTCTGAAACTTATGCGTGAAAAGATGGACATGGTTGACATGCACGCCAAGTTGACCAACCGTTCGGTTAACGAAGGATTCTCGGGTGGAGAGAAAAAGAAAAACGAGATTTTCCAAATGGCACTGCTTGAGCCTAAACTTGCAATTCTTGACGAAACCGATTCGGGACTTGATATTGATGCATTAAAAACGGTAGCCAACGGAGTAAATGCGCTAAAATCTCCCGAAAGGGCAACAATTGTAGTAACACACTACCAACGTCTACTCGATTATATTGTACCCGACTTTGTTCATATTCTTTACCAGGGAAAAATTGTAAAAACAGCCGGAAAAGAACTGGCGCACCAGTTGGAAGAAAAAGGGTACGACTGGATTAAATCAGAAATAGAAAATTAA